The proteins below are encoded in one region of Limnohabitans sp. 63ED37-2:
- a CDS encoding 3-hydroxyacyl-CoA dehydrogenase NAD-binding domain-containing protein: MTAEYKVHGDVAVITMMNPPVNGLGLSTRIGITDGLEKANNDASVKAIVITGAGKAFSGGADIREFGSPKAIQEPNLLSVIRSCENSAKPVVAAIHSVAMGGGLELALGCHYRIASPGTSVALPEVKLGLIPGAGGTQRLPRVIGVEPALNMIVSGEAIKSDMLAMLPGQKLFDAMAKSPESLPEEALALARKVAAAHADGSPLPLVRNLPCKHPQGDAYFQFARNMAKGMAKNLPAPVKCVDAVEAATKKKFEDGMVFEREIFMNLMLTPESRALRHIFMADRAASKIADVPEDTPKREIKSVAVIGAGTMGGGISMNFLNAGIPVKMLEMKQDALDRGVATIRKNYEAQVKKGKLKQEKYDERMALLSTTLSYDEIGQADLVIEAVFEEMGVKEAVFKKLDEVMKPGAILASNTSTLDVNKIASFTKRPQDVVGMHFFSPANVMKLLEVVRGAQTGKDVMATVMAIGKKIKKTSVVSGVCDGFIGNRMIEQYSRQAGFLIEEGCTPAQVDKAVEKFGFAMGPFRMGDLAGNDIGWAIRKRRYQEKPGMMYSKTADLLCEMGRYGQKTGAGWYDYQAGKRDAIPSPVVVEMIEKHRAAQGITARKISDEEIVQRLVFSLVNEACHILEEGIASKASDIDMVYITGYGFPFWRGGPMNYADTIGLFNVAEAMKRFAKNPLDDAQFWQPAPLLARLVAEGKTFN; this comes from the coding sequence ATGACAGCTGAATACAAAGTCCACGGTGATGTCGCGGTCATCACGATGATGAACCCGCCCGTCAACGGTTTGGGCCTGTCCACCCGCATCGGCATCACCGATGGCCTGGAAAAGGCCAACAACGACGCATCGGTCAAAGCCATCGTTATTACGGGCGCTGGCAAAGCATTTTCCGGCGGCGCTGACATCCGTGAATTCGGCTCACCCAAGGCGATCCAAGAGCCCAACTTGCTCAGCGTCATCCGCTCGTGCGAAAACTCGGCCAAGCCCGTTGTGGCGGCCATTCACTCGGTGGCCATGGGCGGCGGTCTGGAGTTGGCACTGGGCTGCCATTACCGCATTGCATCCCCAGGCACCAGCGTGGCGCTGCCCGAAGTCAAGCTGGGCTTGATTCCCGGCGCAGGTGGCACTCAGCGCCTGCCCCGCGTGATCGGTGTGGAGCCCGCGCTCAACATGATCGTCAGCGGTGAAGCCATCAAGAGCGACATGCTGGCCATGTTGCCCGGCCAAAAGCTCTTTGACGCGATGGCCAAATCGCCTGAGAGCCTGCCCGAAGAAGCGCTGGCCCTGGCCCGCAAAGTGGCCGCAGCCCACGCCGATGGCAGTCCACTGCCCCTGGTGCGCAATCTGCCTTGTAAGCACCCTCAGGGCGATGCGTACTTCCAGTTTGCCCGCAACATGGCCAAAGGCATGGCTAAAAACCTGCCCGCGCCCGTCAAGTGTGTGGACGCGGTCGAAGCCGCCACCAAGAAGAAGTTTGAAGACGGCATGGTGTTCGAGCGTGAAATTTTCATGAACCTGATGCTCACGCCCGAGAGTCGAGCACTGCGCCACATCTTTATGGCCGACCGTGCGGCCTCCAAAATTGCCGACGTGCCCGAAGACACCCCCAAGCGCGAGATCAAATCCGTGGCCGTCATTGGCGCGGGCACCATGGGCGGCGGCATCTCCATGAACTTCTTGAACGCGGGCATCCCGGTCAAGATGCTGGAGATGAAGCAAGACGCGCTGGACCGCGGTGTGGCCACCATCCGAAAGAACTACGAAGCGCAGGTCAAAAAAGGCAAGCTCAAACAAGAAAAATACGACGAGCGCATGGCGTTGCTGAGTACCACGCTGAGCTACGACGAGATCGGCCAGGCCGACTTGGTGATCGAAGCGGTGTTCGAAGAAATGGGCGTCAAAGAAGCCGTCTTCAAGAAGCTCGACGAAGTGATGAAGCCAGGCGCGATTTTGGCCTCAAACACCTCCACCTTGGATGTGAACAAAATCGCCAGCTTCACCAAGCGGCCTCAAGACGTGGTGGGCATGCATTTCTTCAGCCCGGCTAACGTGATGAAGCTGCTGGAAGTCGTGCGTGGTGCCCAAACCGGCAAAGACGTCATGGCCACCGTGATGGCCATCGGCAAGAAGATCAAAAAGACCTCGGTGGTCTCGGGCGTGTGTGATGGCTTCATCGGCAACCGCATGATCGAGCAGTACAGCCGCCAAGCTGGCTTTTTGATCGAAGAAGGCTGCACCCCCGCACAGGTAGACAAAGCCGTTGAGAAATTTGGCTTCGCCATGGGCCCCTTCCGCATGGGCGACTTGGCGGGCAATGACATTGGTTGGGCGATCCGCAAGCGCCGCTACCAAGAAAAGCCGGGCATGATGTACAGCAAAACCGCTGACTTGCTCTGCGAAATGGGCCGTTATGGTCAAAAGACCGGCGCAGGCTGGTACGACTACCAAGCCGGCAAACGCGACGCCATTCCCAGCCCTGTGGTGGTCGAAATGATCGAAAAGCACCGCGCTGCACAAGGCATCACGGCCCGCAAGATTTCCGACGAAGAAATCGTGCAACGCCTGGTGTTCTCTTTGGTCAACGAGGCTTGCCACATTCTGGAAGAGGGCATTGCCAGCAAAGCCAGCGACATCGACATGGTCTACATCACCGGATACGGCTTCCCGTTCTGGCGCGGTGGCCCCATGAACTACGCCGACACGATTGGCCTGTTCAACGTGGCCGAAGCCATGAAGCGTTTCGCTAAGAACCCGCTCGACGACGCCCAATTCTGGCAACCCGCGCCTTTGCTGGCTCGCTTGGTGGCCGAAGGCAAGACATTCAACTGA
- a CDS encoding ABC transporter ATP-binding protein, with product MLNIDNLHAYYGKSHVLHGVNFAVGEGEIVALLGRNGSGRSTTAKAIMGLVECEGRIDWKGQPIQGKKAYEIAHLGVGYVPENREIFPKLTVSQNLQLGQKRSGQNGRWSFEDMFAMFPRLKEREHTEAGVLSGGEQQMLTLCRTLMGDPDLIIIDEPTEGLAPKIVELVGQYLQSLKARGVSVLLIEQKLTIAMSISDRALVMGHGSIVFEGTPDELRANTYIRKEWLEV from the coding sequence ATGCTGAATATCGACAACCTTCATGCCTATTACGGCAAAAGCCATGTGCTGCATGGCGTCAATTTTGCAGTCGGGGAGGGCGAGATCGTGGCCTTGCTCGGGCGCAACGGTTCCGGCCGCTCCACCACCGCCAAAGCCATCATGGGTTTGGTGGAATGCGAGGGCCGCATTGACTGGAAAGGCCAGCCCATCCAGGGTAAAAAGGCCTATGAAATCGCCCACTTGGGCGTGGGCTATGTGCCAGAAAACCGTGAGATTTTCCCCAAGCTCACGGTGAGCCAAAACTTGCAGCTGGGCCAAAAACGCAGTGGACAAAACGGCCGCTGGTCTTTTGAGGACATGTTTGCCATGTTCCCCCGCCTCAAAGAGCGTGAACACACCGAAGCGGGCGTGCTCTCGGGCGGTGAGCAGCAAATGCTCACGCTGTGCCGCACCCTCATGGGCGACCCCGATCTCATCATCATCGACGAGCCCACCGAGGGCCTGGCCCCCAAAATTGTGGAGTTGGTGGGTCAGTACCTGCAAAGCCTCAAGGCGCGGGGAGTTTCGGTCTTGTTGATCGAACAAAAACTCACCATCGCCATGAGCATTTCCGACCGGGCCTTGGTCATGGGCCATGGCTCCATCGTGTTCGAGGGCACGCCCGACGAGCTGCGGGCCAACACCTACATCCGCAAGGAATGGCTGGAAGTCTGA
- a CDS encoding ABC transporter ATP-binding protein: protein MSYALELQDVRKNFGKTEIIRGVNLAVNAGERVAVIGPNGAGKSTLFNLISGRFGPTSGEILLNGQAIQNKTPYEINRMGLSRSFQITNIFPKLSVFENLRCAVLWSLGYKYSFWKFLSGLKDANERTDELLDMIHLDKKRDVLAVNLTYAEQRALEIGVTIAGGSDVILLDEPTAGMSKSETSRFIQLIKEVTVGKTLLTVEHDMGVVFGLADKIAVVVYGEVIAFDTPEAVRANAKVQEAYLGSPVADSQAGGH from the coding sequence ATGAGTTACGCCCTCGAACTCCAAGACGTACGCAAGAACTTCGGCAAGACCGAAATCATCCGAGGCGTCAACCTGGCGGTCAATGCGGGTGAGCGTGTGGCCGTCATCGGCCCCAACGGGGCTGGCAAGTCCACGCTCTTTAACCTGATCAGCGGCCGCTTTGGCCCGACCAGCGGTGAGATATTGCTGAACGGCCAAGCCATTCAGAACAAAACGCCTTATGAGATCAACCGCATGGGGCTGTCGCGCAGCTTCCAGATCACCAACATCTTTCCCAAGTTGAGCGTGTTTGAGAACCTGCGCTGCGCGGTGCTCTGGAGCCTGGGTTACAAGTACAGTTTTTGGAAGTTTTTGTCGGGCCTGAAAGACGCCAACGAGCGCACCGACGAGTTGCTGGACATGATCCATCTGGACAAAAAACGCGACGTGCTGGCGGTCAACCTGACCTACGCCGAGCAGCGGGCGCTGGAAATTGGCGTCACCATCGCGGGCGGCTCGGATGTGATTTTGCTGGACGAGCCAACAGCTGGCATGAGCAAGAGTGAGACTTCGCGTTTCATTCAGCTCATCAAAGAAGTCACCGTGGGCAAAACCCTGCTGACGGTGGAACACGACATGGGCGTGGTGTTTGGCCTGGCCGACAAAATCGCGGTGGTGGTGTATGGCGAAGTCATTGCCTTTGATACCCCCGAAGCCGTGCGGGCCAACGCCAAGGTGCAAGAGGCTTATCTGGGCTCTCCGGTCGCAGACAGCCAAGCGGGAGGCCATTGA
- a CDS encoding branched-chain amino acid ABC transporter permease yields the protein MAAVYKFKPYNVGRWVIWSLFALVLLASPLVFTSNLSVTMLAQMGIAIIACLSYNILLGQGGMLSFGHAVYTGLGSYMAIHALNAVSGGKLNIPVSLLPIVGGVAGMGFAILLGWVTTRKSGTPFAMITLGVAELVFAMSLMFSEFFGGEAGVSGNRVAGQPFFGITYGPQIQVYYLIAVYTFVCVALMYAFTQTPLGRILNAVRDNPERVEFIGYNTQRVRYSAFIISGFFAGIAGGLGALNFEIVTAEVVGAGRSGAYLLFTFLGGATFFFGPIIGAVLMIIAFVLLSELTKAWLLYLGLVFLFMVMYAPGGIASLIMMNLRVAKFGKLRQIWTSYLGLGVTAIVMLAGAGAMIEMVYHLQLNSALGDTVKFMGATLNAKSLDSWFGSAFVMLTGLGLFELARRQFARDWGEIQTDIEKEIKRRETAL from the coding sequence ATGGCTGCTGTATACAAATTTAAACCTTACAACGTGGGCCGCTGGGTCATCTGGAGCCTGTTCGCTCTGGTCCTGTTGGCTTCGCCGCTGGTTTTTACCAGCAACCTGTCCGTGACCATGTTGGCGCAAATGGGCATCGCCATCATCGCCTGTCTGTCCTACAACATCTTGTTGGGGCAGGGCGGCATGTTGAGCTTTGGCCATGCGGTCTACACCGGCCTGGGCTCCTACATGGCGATTCACGCGCTCAATGCCGTCAGTGGTGGCAAGCTCAACATCCCAGTCAGTCTGCTGCCCATCGTGGGCGGTGTGGCGGGCATGGGCTTTGCGATATTGCTGGGCTGGGTTACCACCCGCAAATCGGGTACCCCCTTTGCCATGATCACGCTGGGCGTAGCCGAGTTGGTGTTCGCCATGTCGCTCATGTTCTCGGAGTTCTTCGGGGGTGAGGCGGGTGTGTCGGGCAACCGGGTGGCCGGTCAGCCTTTCTTTGGCATCACTTACGGCCCCCAAATCCAGGTTTACTACCTGATTGCGGTCTACACCTTTGTGTGTGTGGCGCTGATGTACGCCTTCACGCAAACGCCGCTGGGCCGGATTTTGAACGCTGTGCGCGACAACCCCGAGCGTGTGGAGTTCATTGGCTACAACACACAACGTGTGCGCTATTCGGCGTTCATCATCTCGGGCTTTTTTGCAGGCATTGCAGGGGGCTTGGGCGCACTCAACTTCGAAATCGTGACCGCAGAGGTGGTCGGGGCAGGGCGCTCGGGCGCCTATTTGCTCTTCACCTTCTTGGGAGGGGCTACCTTCTTCTTTGGTCCCATCATCGGCGCGGTGCTGATGATCATTGCCTTTGTGTTGCTGTCCGAGCTGACCAAGGCATGGCTGCTGTATCTGGGTCTCGTGTTCCTGTTCATGGTCATGTATGCCCCAGGCGGCATTGCCAGCCTGATCATGATGAACCTGCGGGTGGCCAAGTTTGGCAAGTTGCGCCAGATCTGGACCAGCTACCTGGGTCTGGGGGTGACGGCCATCGTCATGCTGGCCGGGGCTGGGGCCATGATCGAGATGGTCTACCACCTGCAGCTCAATTCGGCTTTGGGTGACACGGTGAAATTCATGGGTGCCACGCTCAACGCCAAGAGCCTGGACAGCTGGTTCGGCTCGGCCTTTGTGATGCTCACGGGCTTGGGCTTGTTCGAGCTGGCCCGCAGGCAGTTTGCACGTGACTGGGGCGAAATCCAAACCGACATCGAAAAAGAAATCAAGAGAAGGGAAACGGCTTTATGA
- a CDS encoding branched-chain amino acid ABC transporter permease, with product MEFFIISMLNGLSYGLLLFMLSSGLTLIFSMMGVLNFAHASFYMVGAYFGYTISEWIGFWPALVIAPLLVGACGALFERLTLRKVHPFGHVPELLVTFGLSYVVLELVQLVWGRTAVEFPPPEILRSSAFTLINHSANGLSVVWGAAPAEMCSAADAAVRVVCSPFPATRGFMMLVALLMLVSLWLLLTRTRIGLVIQAALTHPEMVESLGHNVPRVFMLVFGAGTGLAGLAGVIGGSTFVTEPAMAATVGSVIFVVVVVGGMGSLSGAFLASILIGVIQTFAVAIDYSFLSLAKDMGWVLSAATQENSFAKLTLSQVAPILPYLFLVLILIFRPKGLLGTREG from the coding sequence ATGGAGTTTTTCATCATCTCCATGCTCAACGGCCTCAGTTACGGGCTGTTGTTGTTCATGCTCAGCTCTGGGCTGACGCTGATTTTCAGCATGATGGGCGTGCTCAACTTTGCGCACGCGAGCTTCTACATGGTGGGTGCCTATTTCGGCTACACCATTTCGGAATGGATCGGCTTTTGGCCAGCGCTGGTCATTGCTCCGCTGTTGGTCGGGGCTTGTGGCGCTTTGTTTGAGCGCCTGACGCTGCGCAAAGTCCATCCCTTTGGCCATGTGCCCGAATTGCTGGTCACCTTTGGCCTGTCTTATGTGGTGCTGGAGTTGGTGCAGTTGGTTTGGGGCAGAACGGCGGTCGAGTTCCCCCCACCTGAAATTTTGCGCAGTTCGGCCTTCACCTTGATCAACCACTCGGCCAACGGCTTGAGTGTGGTTTGGGGTGCAGCGCCTGCTGAGATGTGCAGCGCAGCCGATGCGGCTGTGCGTGTGGTGTGCTCACCGTTTCCTGCCACACGCGGCTTCATGATGCTGGTGGCACTGCTGATGCTGGTGTCCTTGTGGCTCTTGCTCACCCGTACACGCATTGGTTTGGTCATTCAGGCTGCGCTGACCCACCCCGAAATGGTGGAGTCGCTCGGACACAACGTGCCACGCGTGTTCATGCTGGTGTTTGGTGCGGGCACGGGCCTGGCCGGGCTGGCGGGCGTAATTGGTGGCAGCACTTTTGTCACAGAACCCGCCATGGCGGCCACAGTGGGCTCAGTCATCTTCGTGGTGGTGGTGGTGGGTGGCATGGGCTCCTTGTCGGGGGCTTTCCTGGCCTCGATCCTGATCGGTGTCATCCAGACCTTTGCGGTGGCCATTGACTATTCCTTCTTGTCCTTGGCCAAGGACATGGGCTGGGTCTTGTCAGCCGCTACACAGGAAAACTCCTTTGCCAAGCTCACGCTGTCGCAGGTCGCGCCCATCTTGCCCTACCTGTTTTTGGTGCTGATCCTGATCTTCCGGCCCAAGGGTCTTTTGGGCACACGCGAGGGTTAA
- a CDS encoding branched-chain amino acid ABC transporter substrate-binding protein, whose translation MKTTHRLIAAAALAACSLGAYAQKGETVKIAWIDPLSGLMAPVGSNQLKSFQFFAEKFSKTNPAGVKFEVIGIDNKLSPAESLNALKAAMDQGVRYITQGNGSSVAGALIEAVNKHNERNPGKEIIFLNHSAVDPDFTNSKCSYWHFRFDADTSMKIEAMTTFMKDDTAIKNVYLFNQNYSHGHQVAKFAKENLARKRPDIKIVGEDLHPLAQVRDFSPYIAKIKASGADTVITGNWGSDLALLVKAANEGGYNGKFYTYYTGVTGTPTALGQTGAGRVYQIAYNHYNMGGDMGKWMAEFKQKFNDDFYTGSVVTIYSALGEAMAKAKSTDPVKVAAALSGLKFKSYHGDVEMRKTDHQMQQPLWMTVWQKADKKFPYSPENTGMTLAPVKEFPSYVSSTPTSCQMKRPG comes from the coding sequence ATGAAAACCACACACCGTTTGATCGCCGCTGCCGCTTTGGCCGCTTGTTCCCTGGGCGCTTATGCGCAAAAAGGCGAAACCGTCAAAATCGCCTGGATTGACCCTTTGTCTGGCCTGATGGCCCCCGTGGGCAGCAACCAGCTCAAGAGCTTCCAGTTTTTTGCTGAAAAATTCAGCAAGACCAACCCTGCAGGTGTCAAGTTCGAGGTCATCGGCATTGACAACAAGTTGAGCCCTGCAGAGAGCTTGAACGCGCTCAAGGCCGCCATGGACCAAGGTGTGCGCTACATCACCCAAGGCAACGGTTCTTCCGTGGCTGGCGCCTTGATCGAGGCCGTCAACAAGCACAACGAGCGCAACCCCGGCAAGGAAATCATTTTCCTGAACCACTCTGCGGTCGATCCCGACTTCACCAACAGCAAGTGCAGCTACTGGCACTTCCGTTTTGACGCCGACACCTCGATGAAGATTGAGGCCATGACCACCTTCATGAAGGACGACACGGCCATCAAGAACGTGTACCTGTTCAACCAGAACTACTCACACGGTCACCAAGTCGCCAAGTTCGCCAAGGAAAACCTGGCCCGCAAGCGCCCCGACATCAAGATCGTGGGTGAAGACCTGCATCCATTGGCCCAGGTGCGTGATTTCTCCCCCTACATCGCCAAGATCAAGGCTTCGGGTGCCGACACTGTGATCACCGGCAACTGGGGCTCTGACCTGGCTTTGCTGGTCAAGGCGGCCAACGAAGGCGGCTACAACGGCAAGTTCTACACCTACTACACAGGCGTAACGGGCACACCAACGGCTTTAGGCCAAACCGGTGCAGGTCGTGTTTATCAAATTGCCTACAACCACTACAACATGGGTGGTGACATGGGCAAGTGGATGGCCGAGTTCAAGCAAAAGTTCAACGACGACTTCTACACCGGTTCTGTGGTCACGATTTACAGCGCCTTGGGTGAAGCCATGGCCAAAGCCAAGTCGACCGACCCTGTCAAAGTAGCCGCAGCTCTGTCGGGCCTGAAGTTCAAGAGCTACCACGGTGATGTGGAAATGCGCAAGACTGACCACCAAATGCAGCAGCCTTTGTGGATGACGGTCTGGCAAAAGGCCGACAAGAAGTTCCCCTACAGCCCCGAGAACACCGGCATGACTTTAGCACCCGTCAAGGAATTCCCTTCTTATGTCTCCAGCACACCCACCAGCTGCCAGATGAAGCGTCCTGGCTAA
- a CDS encoding 3-(methylthio)propionyl-CoA ligase: MLGLMQQQSLLISSLIDFAEKHHGDSEIVSRRVEGDIHRYAWADVARRSRQVANALDAQKVPQGARIATLAWNGYRHLELYFGVSGSGRVLHTINPRLHPEQMAWIANHAEDQILCFDMTFLPLVQALHPHCKTVTQYVVLCDADKLPEGTGIPNLVSYEAWMGQQPSTYTWPQLDENTACSLCYTSGTTGNPKGALYSHRSTVLHAYAAALPDSMCISARDSILPVVPMFHVNAWGIPYSAAMAGSKLVFPGPALDGKSVYELIEAEGVTFAAGVPTVWQMLLGHMKPAGLKFSHLNRTVIGGSACPPAMIDAFRQDYNVDVLHAWGMTELSPLGTVCTLKNKHLSLPDDAQMKLRMKQGRCIFGIDMKIVDAEGRELPHDGKSAGDLLVKGPWVIASYFKQEGGNPLVDGWFPTGDVATMDTDGFMQITDRSKDVIKSGGEWISSIDVENIAMAHPAVAMAACIGMRHPKWDERPIVCVVKKPGNELSREELIAFYDGKTAKWQIPDDVVFVDAIPLGGTGKMLKTRLREQLADYVLPGL; the protein is encoded by the coding sequence ATGCTGGGATTGATGCAACAGCAGTCACTGCTGATTTCTTCACTGATCGACTTTGCGGAAAAACACCACGGCGACAGCGAAATCGTTTCGCGCCGCGTGGAGGGAGACATCCACCGTTACGCCTGGGCCGATGTGGCCCGTCGCTCGCGCCAAGTCGCCAACGCCCTCGACGCCCAGAAGGTGCCGCAAGGCGCACGCATTGCCACCTTGGCCTGGAACGGATACCGCCATTTGGAGTTGTATTTCGGCGTGAGCGGCTCGGGCCGTGTGCTGCACACCATCAACCCGCGCCTGCACCCTGAGCAGATGGCCTGGATCGCCAACCATGCCGAAGATCAGATTCTGTGCTTTGACATGACGTTTTTACCGCTGGTGCAGGCATTGCACCCCCATTGCAAGACCGTGACCCAGTACGTGGTGCTGTGCGACGCCGATAAACTTCCCGAGGGCACCGGTATCCCGAACTTGGTGAGCTACGAGGCCTGGATGGGCCAGCAGCCCAGCACCTACACATGGCCCCAGCTGGATGAGAACACCGCCTGTAGCCTCTGCTACACCAGCGGCACCACCGGCAATCCCAAGGGCGCTTTGTACAGCCACCGCTCCACCGTGCTGCACGCCTACGCCGCCGCCTTGCCCGACTCGATGTGCATCTCGGCGCGGGATTCGATCTTGCCCGTGGTGCCCATGTTCCACGTCAACGCCTGGGGCATTCCTTACAGCGCTGCCATGGCCGGGTCCAAATTGGTCTTTCCGGGCCCCGCGCTCGACGGCAAGTCGGTTTACGAACTGATCGAAGCCGAAGGCGTGACCTTTGCGGCGGGCGTGCCCACCGTGTGGCAAATGCTGCTGGGCCACATGAAGCCTGCGGGTCTGAAGTTCAGCCATCTCAACCGCACCGTGATTGGTGGCTCGGCTTGCCCACCGGCCATGATCGACGCCTTCCGCCAGGACTACAACGTGGATGTGTTGCACGCCTGGGGTATGACCGAGCTCAGCCCGCTGGGCACGGTGTGCACCCTGAAAAACAAGCACCTGAGCCTGCCCGATGACGCGCAGATGAAACTGCGCATGAAGCAGGGACGCTGCATTTTCGGCATCGACATGAAAATTGTGGACGCCGAGGGCCGTGAGCTGCCCCACGATGGCAAGTCTGCAGGTGATTTGCTGGTCAAAGGCCCTTGGGTGATCGCGTCTTACTTCAAGCAAGAAGGCGGCAACCCCTTGGTGGACGGCTGGTTCCCGACCGGTGATGTGGCCACCATGGACACCGACGGTTTCATGCAGATCACCGACCGCAGCAAGGACGTGATCAAGTCCGGCGGCGAATGGATCAGCTCGATCGATGTGGAGAACATCGCCATGGCGCACCCGGCTGTGGCCATGGCCGCCTGTATTGGCATGCGCCACCCCAAGTGGGACGAACGGCCGATTGTGTGTGTGGTCAAGAAACCGGGCAACGAGCTCAGCCGCGAAGAACTCATCGCTTTTTACGATGGCAAGACCGCCAAATGGCAGATCCCGGACGATGTGGTCTTTGTCGATGCCATTCCTTTGGGGGGCACCGGCAAGATGCTCAAGACCCGTTTGCGCGAGCAATTGGCTGACTACGTGCTGCCTGGCCTGTGA
- a CDS encoding protein adenylyltransferase SelO translates to MLSAPSETSARSPQALPVLDWTHRLTQLGTRFFTPLQPTPVAAPRWAARNDPLRTELGWPAELFDDDHLQAFAGNALMVGSQPLATVYSGHQFGQWAGQLGDGRAIWLGEAASAQGTQEIQLKGAGRTPYSRGGDGRAVLRSSIREYLCSEAMHGLGIATTRALCLVASPEPVRRETMESAAIVTRVAPSFLRFGHFEHFSAQGDTDSLRILADHAISHHLPECNERAVLWQGNVYAALLDVVQERTARLLAQWQAVGFCHGVMNTDNMSLLGLTIDYGPFQFMDGFDPGHICNHSDHQGRYAYGRQPNVAYWNLYCLAQALAPLIDDHDMTLQVLEGYKSQFPRFLGDAMRAKLGLSGALAPESERENDWTLVEDVMQLMAAEKVDFTLFWRQLSLAVVHQSQAPSLTNTGWSAVTDLVLDRPRLLEWLARYTTRAGQAHFSSMGEVMLRTNPKFVLRNHLAEIAIRKAQTGDFSEIDTLHNLLKSPFDEHPGFEAYAALPPDWADQLEISCSS, encoded by the coding sequence ATGTTATCTGCCCCTTCGGAAACCTCTGCCCGTTCACCTCAGGCCTTGCCTGTGCTGGACTGGACACACCGCCTGACCCAACTGGGCACCCGTTTTTTCACGCCCCTGCAGCCTACGCCGGTGGCCGCACCGCGCTGGGCCGCCCGCAACGACCCCTTGCGCACCGAACTGGGCTGGCCCGCCGAGCTGTTCGACGACGACCACCTGCAAGCCTTTGCGGGCAATGCGCTGATGGTGGGCTCCCAGCCGCTGGCCACGGTGTACAGCGGCCACCAGTTTGGTCAATGGGCCGGACAACTGGGCGACGGACGGGCGATTTGGCTGGGTGAGGCGGCGTCGGCCCAAGGCACACAGGAAATTCAACTCAAAGGCGCGGGTCGAACGCCCTACTCGCGCGGCGGCGATGGCCGCGCCGTGCTTCGCTCGAGCATCCGGGAGTATTTGTGCAGCGAAGCCATGCATGGCTTGGGCATTGCCACCACCCGGGCCTTGTGCCTGGTGGCTTCACCCGAACCCGTGCGGCGAGAAACCATGGAAAGCGCCGCGATCGTCACCCGGGTTGCCCCCAGTTTTTTGCGCTTCGGGCACTTTGAGCATTTTTCTGCCCAAGGCGACACCGATAGCCTGCGCATCTTGGCCGACCACGCGATAAGCCACCACCTGCCCGAGTGCAATGAACGCGCTGTGCTTTGGCAAGGCAATGTGTATGCCGCTTTGCTGGACGTGGTGCAAGAGCGCACAGCCCGGCTGCTGGCGCAATGGCAGGCCGTGGGCTTTTGCCACGGTGTGATGAACACCGACAACATGAGCCTCTTGGGCCTGACGATCGACTACGGCCCCTTCCAGTTCATGGATGGCTTTGACCCGGGCCACATCTGCAACCACTCGGACCACCAAGGGCGCTACGCCTACGGACGCCAGCCGAACGTGGCCTATTGGAACCTCTACTGTCTGGCGCAGGCGCTGGCCCCCTTGATCGACGACCACGACATGACGCTGCAGGTACTCGAAGGCTACAAGAGCCAGTTCCCGCGCTTTTTGGGTGACGCCATGCGGGCCAAACTGGGCTTGTCGGGAGCTTTGGCGCCCGAATCCGAACGCGAAAACGACTGGACGCTGGTCGAAGACGTGATGCAGCTCATGGCGGCTGAAAAAGTTGACTTCACCCTCTTTTGGCGTCAACTGAGCCTTGCGGTAGTGCACCAGTCGCAGGCCCCCTCATTGACCAACACGGGCTGGAGCGCTGTGACCGACTTGGTGCTGGACCGACCTCGCCTGCTGGAATGGCTGGCGCGGTACACCACCCGGGCGGGGCAGGCCCATTTTTCTTCGATGGGCGAGGTCATGCTGCGCACCAACCCCAAGTTTGTGCTGCGCAACCACCTGGCCGAGATCGCCATCCGCAAGGCCCAAACGGGTGACTTTTCTGAAATCGACACCCTGCACAACTTGTTAAAGTCACCCTTTGACGAGCACCCGGGCTTTGAAGCCTACGCCGCCCTGCCCCCCGATTGGGCCGATCAACTGGAAATCAGCTGTTCATCATGA
- the msrB gene encoding peptide-methionine (R)-S-oxide reductase MsrB, with amino-acid sequence MSKITKTDQEWRELLAAKGAEPVAYAVTRQAATERPFTGKYEGHWSSGIYRCICCDAELFKSGTKFDAGCGWPSFSQPASEGAIEERVDTSHGMRRVETVCAQCGAHLGHVFEDGPAPTGLRYCMNSASLDFEPS; translated from the coding sequence ATGAGCAAAATCACCAAAACCGACCAAGAGTGGCGCGAGCTGCTCGCCGCCAAAGGCGCCGAGCCTGTGGCCTATGCCGTCACCCGCCAAGCGGCCACCGAGCGGCCGTTCACGGGCAAATACGAGGGCCATTGGTCCAGCGGCATTTACCGCTGCATTTGCTGCGATGCCGAACTGTTCAAGTCGGGCACCAAGTTTGACGCGGGCTGCGGATGGCCGAGCTTTTCTCAACCCGCCTCCGAAGGGGCCATCGAAGAGCGTGTGGACACCAGCCACGGCATGCGCCGGGTGGAAACCGTGTGCGCCCAGTGCGGTGCACACCTGGGCCATGTGTTCGAGGATGGCCCAGCCCCCACGGGCCTGCGTTACTGCATGAACTCCGCTTCGTTAGACTTCGAGCCTTCTTGA